The proteins below come from a single Azospirillum sp. B510 genomic window:
- a CDS encoding efflux RND transporter periplasmic adaptor subunit — translation MTILPSFRTVARIAVTLLMTMAAVGGGLWLWDYYMNEPWTRDGRVRADIVQISPDVAGLVTDVRVSDNQLVHTGDILFVVDPGRYRLAVEQAQANLDSARAEQAYRTAEARRYEQLGNSVVSTAQRQEVTAAMTKAAAATKQAEAALDLARFNLDRTEVKSTVDGHVTNLQLKAGNYVAAGQAVVALIDAKSFYVMGYFEETKLPRIHVGAPVSVRIMGAGTELRGRVDSITRAIVDRDRAEGSGLVANVNPTFNWVRLAQRIPVRIALDTVPDDLQLVAGRTATVSLSGASPRLPKLADLMGGR, via the coding sequence GTGACAATCCTTCCTTCCTTCCGGACGGTGGCCCGGATCGCCGTCACCCTGCTGATGACCATGGCGGCTGTCGGCGGCGGCCTGTGGCTGTGGGATTATTACATGAACGAGCCCTGGACCCGTGACGGCCGGGTGCGCGCCGACATCGTCCAGATATCGCCGGATGTCGCCGGCCTGGTGACCGACGTGCGTGTGAGCGACAACCAGCTGGTCCATACCGGCGACATCCTGTTCGTCGTCGATCCCGGCCGTTACCGGCTGGCGGTGGAGCAGGCCCAGGCCAATCTCGACAGCGCGAGGGCCGAACAGGCCTACCGCACCGCCGAGGCGCGCCGTTATGAGCAGTTGGGCAACAGCGTCGTCTCCACCGCCCAGCGCCAGGAGGTGACGGCGGCGATGACGAAGGCCGCCGCCGCGACCAAGCAGGCCGAGGCGGCCCTCGACCTCGCCCGCTTCAACCTCGACCGGACCGAGGTCAAGTCGACCGTCGACGGCCATGTCACCAATTTGCAGCTGAAGGCCGGCAACTATGTCGCCGCCGGTCAGGCGGTGGTGGCGCTGATCGATGCCAAGTCCTTCTATGTCATGGGATATTTCGAGGAAACCAAGTTGCCGCGCATCCATGTCGGCGCTCCCGTCTCCGTCCGCATCATGGGGGCGGGGACGGAGCTGCGCGGCCGGGTCGACAGCATCACCCGCGCCATCGTCGACCGCGACCGGGCGGAAGGCAGCGGGCTGGTCGCCAACGTCAACCCGACCTTCAACTGGGTCAGGCTGGCCCAGCGCATCCCCGTCCGCATCGCGCTGGACACGGTGCCGGACGACCTGCAACTGGTCGCCGGCCGGACCGCGACGGTGTCGCTGTCCGGCGCGTCCCCGCGCCTGCCGAAATTGGCCGACCTGATGGGCGGACGGTGA
- a CDS encoding FUSC family protein yields MTKAPSLDELVFSLKSFAGAMLALYVAFGMGLPRPFWAMLTAYVVSSPLSGTVRSKALYRVAGTVAGSIASIILTVELVEAPELLSLAVGLWIGGCLFLSLLDRTPRSYAFMLAGYTAGLIVFPGVASPEAIFDTGLARVEEIILGIVCATVIHSLVLPRGMGPVLLAKLDAALRDAERWTLDALEQVATDARLRDRHKMATDLTELRVMTTHLPYDTSDLRWMTRPMRALQDRMVYLLPVLTAVHDRLSVLRRRDGALPPELAPVVLAVHDWVAAGAGADPAEAGRLIERIDRLEALECGQAAAGWEAATRFSFIRRLRSLVEIHRDCRELRAHIASGDHALPDHLDPLARKRSRGVFHLDPGMAAWSGAAALLGIVTICAFWILTGWSSGSAAAMMVAVFTCFFASFDDPVPGIRLFLIYTLASLPLSAFYLLVVLPSFDSFPMLVLCLAPTLVALGIFVARPATMGKAMALIFGIGGSLSLLDTGNGDFASFLNSSIGQIVGIVTAMLVTHMCRSVGAAWSARRMLHIGWRELADVARMRKVSANDGFESRMLDRVGLLSARLAQAGGSVDVDAIDAVRDLRVGLNLVELQRARPVLGSVGGEALERLLGGVAAHFRALSAKRPDPAPTNLLRSMDDLLAVIAAAPLCTERDRAVVALASLRRSLFPDVVLEASPSIHETMHRERARA; encoded by the coding sequence ATGACCAAGGCCCCTTCCCTCGACGAGCTGGTCTTCTCGCTGAAGTCGTTCGCGGGTGCCATGCTGGCGCTCTATGTCGCCTTCGGCATGGGGCTGCCGCGGCCCTTCTGGGCGATGCTGACCGCCTATGTGGTGTCGAGCCCGCTGTCGGGCACCGTACGCTCCAAGGCGCTGTACCGCGTCGCCGGCACGGTCGCCGGCAGCATCGCCTCCATCATCCTGACCGTGGAGCTGGTCGAGGCGCCGGAACTGCTGTCGCTGGCGGTCGGGCTGTGGATCGGCGGCTGCCTGTTCCTCTCGCTGCTGGACCGCACGCCGCGCAGCTACGCCTTCATGCTGGCGGGCTATACCGCCGGGCTGATCGTCTTCCCCGGCGTCGCCAGTCCCGAGGCGATCTTCGACACCGGGCTGGCCCGGGTCGAGGAGATCATTCTCGGCATCGTCTGCGCCACCGTGATCCACAGCCTGGTCCTGCCGCGCGGCATGGGGCCGGTCCTGCTCGCCAAGCTCGACGCCGCCTTGCGCGACGCCGAACGCTGGACGCTCGACGCGCTGGAGCAAGTGGCAACCGATGCCCGCCTGCGCGACCGCCACAAGATGGCGACCGATCTGACCGAATTGCGGGTGATGACCACCCACCTGCCCTATGACACCTCCGACCTGCGCTGGATGACGCGGCCGATGCGGGCCTTGCAGGACCGGATGGTCTATCTGCTGCCGGTGCTGACCGCCGTCCATGACCGGCTGTCGGTGCTGCGCCGGCGCGACGGCGCGCTGCCGCCGGAACTGGCGCCGGTGGTGCTGGCCGTGCATGACTGGGTCGCCGCCGGGGCCGGGGCCGATCCGGCGGAAGCCGGCCGGCTGATCGAGCGGATCGACCGGCTGGAAGCCCTGGAGTGCGGACAGGCCGCCGCCGGCTGGGAGGCGGCGACGCGGTTCAGCTTCATCCGGCGCCTGCGCTCCCTGGTGGAGATCCACCGCGATTGCCGGGAGCTGAGGGCGCACATCGCCTCGGGCGACCATGCCCTGCCGGACCATCTCGATCCGCTGGCCCGCAAGCGGTCGCGCGGCGTCTTCCATCTGGATCCCGGCATGGCGGCCTGGTCGGGAGCGGCGGCGCTGCTGGGGATCGTCACCATCTGCGCCTTCTGGATCCTGACCGGCTGGTCGTCGGGCTCGGCGGCGGCGATGATGGTGGCGGTCTTCACCTGCTTCTTCGCCTCGTTCGACGATCCGGTGCCCGGAATCCGGCTGTTCCTGATCTACACGCTGGCCTCGCTGCCGCTGTCGGCCTTCTATCTGCTGGTGGTGCTGCCGTCCTTCGACAGCTTTCCGATGCTGGTGCTCTGTCTGGCGCCGACGCTGGTGGCGCTGGGCATCTTCGTCGCCCGGCCGGCGACGATGGGCAAGGCGATGGCGCTGATCTTCGGCATCGGCGGCTCGCTCAGCCTGCTCGACACCGGCAATGGCGATTTCGCCTCCTTCCTGAACAGCAGCATCGGCCAGATCGTCGGCATCGTCACCGCCATGCTGGTCACCCATATGTGCCGGTCGGTCGGTGCCGCGTGGAGCGCGCGGCGCATGCTGCACATCGGTTGGCGCGAGCTGGCCGATGTGGCGCGGATGCGCAAGGTGTCTGCCAATGACGGGTTCGAGAGCCGGATGCTCGACCGCGTCGGGCTCTTGTCCGCCCGGCTGGCCCAGGCGGGAGGGTCGGTGGATGTGGACGCCATCGACGCCGTGCGCGATCTGAGGGTCGGGCTGAATCTGGTGGAGCTTCAACGGGCGAGGCCGGTGCTGGGGAGCGTCGGCGGGGAGGCGCTGGAACGGTTGCTCGGCGGTGTCGCCGCCCATTTCCGTGCCCTCTCCGCCAAGCGGCCCGACCCCGCGCCGACCAATCTGCTGCGGAGCATGGACGATCTTCTGGCCGTGATCGCCGCCGCCCCCCTCTGCACGGAGCGTGACCGCGCCGTGGTGGCGCTGGCCTCGCTGCGGCGCAGCCTGTTTCCGGACGTGGTCCTGGAGGCGTCGCCGTCCATCCACGAAACCATGCATCGGGAAAGGGCCCGCGCATGA
- a CDS encoding DUF1656 domain-containing protein produces MIGDLDIYGLFLPPLLVLAVVAWAVSALLRRGLRAVGAYRWVWHAPLFDFALYVLVLSGLAGLWSVWIV; encoded by the coding sequence ATGATCGGCGATCTCGATATCTACGGACTGTTCCTGCCGCCGCTTCTGGTCCTGGCCGTGGTGGCCTGGGCGGTGTCGGCGCTGCTGCGCCGGGGCTTGCGCGCGGTCGGGGCCTATCGCTGGGTCTGGCATGCCCCGCTGTTCGACTTCGCGCTCTATGTGCTGGTGTTGAGCGGTCTCGCCGGCCTGTGGTCGGTCTGGATCGTCTGA
- a CDS encoding PAS domain-containing sensor histidine kinase yields the protein MIAPLSHPFANPGMTPDADAESAWIEVIRKMDETYANLVTQQVELERKNAELEEAQAFIASVLGSMTDVLIACDRDGRIEQTNPAAERALGCSGREATGRPLRDFLDPASHPAFTRLCGAALQREEVSDVELSLLGPAGPFPVAVNSTVRYDQRGHAIGLVLVGRPVGELRRAYRDLAAAHEGLKRTQQQLVQSEKMASLGRLVAGVAHELNNPISFVYGNAHAMRRYVERMTAYLDHVHAGAAAAELAALRKELRIDRARADAAATLDGMLEGTERVRDIVAELRRFSSEQKHASERFDLTALLRSAVAWVAKAQMPDLTVIFDLPDTLDIAGHPGHLHQVAMNLVQNAIDAMAGAAVRRLELHGREEAGTVVVTIRDSGHGIPEPILGRVFDPFFTTKPVGKGTGLGLSISYQLVHDHGGTLAAANHAEGGALFTLTLPAAAGRRDGGGP from the coding sequence ATGATCGCCCCCCTGTCTCATCCCTTCGCCAATCCCGGCATGACACCCGATGCCGACGCCGAGAGCGCCTGGATCGAGGTCATCCGCAAGATGGACGAGACCTACGCCAATCTCGTGACGCAGCAGGTGGAGCTCGAGCGCAAGAACGCCGAGCTGGAGGAGGCGCAAGCCTTCATCGCCAGCGTCCTGGGCTCTATGACCGACGTCCTGATCGCCTGCGACCGTGATGGCCGGATCGAACAGACCAACCCGGCGGCGGAACGGGCGCTGGGCTGTAGCGGGCGCGAGGCGACGGGGCGTCCGCTGCGCGATTTCCTCGATCCCGCATCGCACCCCGCCTTCACCCGCTTGTGTGGTGCCGCGCTTCAGCGCGAGGAGGTCAGCGATGTGGAGCTGTCGCTGCTCGGTCCCGCCGGCCCCTTCCCGGTCGCGGTCAACAGCACGGTGCGCTACGACCAGCGCGGCCACGCCATCGGGCTGGTGCTGGTCGGGCGGCCGGTGGGGGAGCTTCGCCGCGCCTACCGCGACCTCGCCGCCGCCCATGAAGGGCTGAAGCGGACCCAGCAGCAGCTGGTCCAGTCGGAAAAGATGGCCTCGCTCGGCCGGCTGGTCGCCGGTGTGGCCCATGAGCTGAACAACCCGATCTCCTTCGTCTACGGCAACGCCCATGCCATGCGCCGCTATGTCGAGCGGATGACCGCCTATCTCGACCATGTGCATGCCGGTGCGGCGGCGGCGGAGCTTGCGGCCCTGCGCAAGGAATTGCGCATCGACCGCGCCCGCGCCGACGCCGCGGCGACACTCGACGGCATGCTGGAGGGAACGGAGCGGGTACGCGACATCGTGGCGGAGCTGCGCCGCTTCTCGTCGGAACAGAAGCACGCGTCGGAACGCTTCGATCTGACCGCGCTGCTGCGCTCCGCCGTCGCCTGGGTCGCCAAGGCGCAGATGCCGGATCTGACCGTCATCTTCGATCTGCCCGATACGCTGGACATCGCCGGCCATCCCGGCCACCTGCATCAGGTCGCGATGAATCTGGTCCAGAACGCCATCGACGCCATGGCCGGCGCCGCGGTCAGGCGGCTGGAGCTGCATGGACGGGAGGAGGCGGGGACGGTGGTCGTCACCATCCGCGACAGCGGCCATGGCATTCCCGAGCCGATCCTGGGCCGCGTCTTCGATCCCTTCTTCACCACCAAGCCGGTCGGCAAGGGCACCGGGCTCGGCCTGTCGATCAGCTACCAGCTGGTGCATGACCATGGCGGCACCCTGGCCGCCGCGAACCATGCCGAGGGTGGAGCATTGTTCACCCTGACCCTGCCGGCCGCCGCCGGCCGCCGAGATGGAGGTGGGCCATGA
- a CDS encoding nickel-dependent hydrogenase small subunit translates to MRDRPLSVLWLQSGGCGGCTMSLLCAESPDLPTLLETAGIRLLWHPSLSEETGAEAVALFARLLAGEEPLDVLCVEGSLLRGPNGTGRFHVLAGTGRPTIDWVRDLAAVAGTVVAVGTCAAFGGITAGGENIADACGLHYDGTRPGGALGREFRARGGLPVINVAGCPTHPNWVTETLMLLAEGALSANDLDVYQRPRFYADHLVHHGCPRNEYYEYKASAEKPSDLGCLMEHMGCLGTQAHADCNTRLWNGEGSCTRGGYACINCTAPGFEEPGHAFQQTPKFAGIPIGLPTDMPKAWFVALASLAKAATPERVRRNAAADRIVVAPTVRPPRKG, encoded by the coding sequence ATGAGAGACCGTCCCCTGTCCGTGCTCTGGCTGCAATCGGGGGGCTGCGGCGGTTGCACCATGTCGCTGCTTTGCGCCGAATCCCCGGATCTGCCGACGCTGCTGGAGACCGCCGGCATCCGTCTGCTCTGGCATCCCAGCCTGTCGGAGGAGACGGGAGCGGAGGCGGTGGCGCTGTTCGCGCGCCTCCTGGCGGGGGAGGAGCCGCTGGACGTGCTGTGCGTGGAAGGATCGCTTCTGCGCGGGCCGAACGGCACCGGGCGCTTCCATGTGCTGGCGGGGACCGGGCGGCCGACCATCGATTGGGTGCGTGATCTGGCCGCCGTCGCCGGCACGGTGGTTGCCGTCGGCACCTGCGCCGCCTTCGGCGGCATCACCGCCGGGGGCGAGAACATCGCCGACGCCTGTGGCCTGCACTATGACGGCACGCGGCCCGGCGGGGCGCTGGGACGGGAGTTCCGGGCACGCGGCGGCTTGCCGGTGATCAATGTCGCCGGTTGCCCGACCCATCCGAACTGGGTGACGGAGACGCTGATGCTGCTGGCGGAAGGCGCGCTTTCCGCCAATGACCTCGATGTGTATCAGCGCCCGCGCTTCTACGCCGACCATCTGGTTCATCACGGCTGCCCGCGCAACGAATATTACGAATACAAGGCCAGCGCGGAAAAACCGTCGGATCTCGGCTGCCTGATGGAGCATATGGGTTGTCTCGGCACCCAGGCCCATGCCGACTGCAACACCCGCCTGTGGAACGGCGAGGGATCCTGCACCCGCGGCGGCTATGCCTGCATCAACTGCACCGCGCCGGGCTTCGAGGAGCCGGGGCATGCCTTCCAGCAGACGCCGAAATTCGCCGGCATTCCCATCGGCCTTCCCACCGACATGCCCAAGGCGTGGTTCGTCGCGCTGGCCTCCCTCGCCAAGGCGGCGACGCCGGAGCGGGTGCGCCGCAACGCCGCCGCCGACCGCATCGTCGTCGCCCCGACCGTCCGGCCTCCACGGAAAGGTTGA
- a CDS encoding nickel-dependent hydrogenase large subunit: MNEAPNRRLIVGPFNRVEGDLEIRLEISGARVSAAYVNAPLFRGFERILEGRDPMDALVVAPRICGICSVSQSHAAALALAGAMGVEIPRNGLLATNLMTATETVADHLTHFHLFFMPDFARPAYRARPWFDRAEARLKAGQGSAVRGATAARAALFHVLGILGGKWPHTLTLQPGGVTRAIDGRDRVRLLATIRGFRRFLEDSLFGAPLARVLALAEPEELERWRLSGPAGDFRLFLEIAEDLDLAHLGRAYGRFLSHGAYAGPEGGHLYRRGTFADGRDAPFDPDLVAEHHRFSRMAGQDRPHPPFAGSTVPDGLDEIGYSWCKAPRLAGLPYETGAIARQLVNGDPLIRALVARDGGSVRSRVVARLLELARTTDAMEGWLRAVEPAAPWCVSAEVPDHAEAVGLTEAARGALGHWLKLERGRIAGYQIIAPTTWNFSPRDLHDVPGPLEQALVGAPVQEGEPTPLSVQHIVRSFDPCMVCTVH, encoded by the coding sequence GTGAACGAAGCCCCCAATCGCCGCCTGATCGTCGGCCCGTTCAATCGCGTCGAGGGCGATCTTGAGATCCGGCTGGAAATCTCCGGCGCGAGGGTTTCGGCCGCCTATGTGAACGCGCCGCTGTTCCGCGGGTTCGAACGCATTCTGGAGGGGCGCGACCCGATGGATGCGCTGGTGGTGGCCCCGCGAATCTGCGGCATCTGCTCCGTCTCGCAAAGTCATGCGGCGGCGCTTGCGCTGGCCGGTGCGATGGGGGTGGAGATCCCGCGAAACGGCCTGTTGGCCACCAACCTGATGACGGCGACCGAGACTGTCGCCGACCATCTGACCCATTTCCATCTGTTCTTCATGCCCGACTTCGCCCGGCCCGCCTATCGGGCGCGGCCTTGGTTCGACCGGGCGGAGGCGCGCTTGAAAGCGGGCCAGGGCAGCGCCGTGCGTGGTGCCACCGCGGCACGGGCGGCGCTGTTCCATGTGCTTGGCATTCTCGGCGGCAAGTGGCCGCATACGCTGACTCTCCAGCCCGGCGGCGTCACCCGGGCGATCGATGGGCGCGACCGGGTGCGGCTGCTCGCCACCATCCGCGGCTTCCGCCGGTTCCTGGAGGACAGCCTGTTCGGCGCACCGCTGGCCCGCGTGCTGGCGCTTGCCGAGCCCGAGGAATTGGAGCGCTGGCGCCTGTCCGGCCCGGCCGGGGATTTCCGGCTGTTTCTCGAAATCGCCGAGGATCTGGACCTCGCCCATCTCGGCCGCGCCTATGGCCGCTTCCTCAGCCATGGCGCCTATGCCGGTCCGGAGGGCGGACATCTCTACCGTCGCGGCACCTTCGCCGACGGGCGGGATGCTCCCTTCGACCCGGACCTTGTGGCGGAGCATCACCGTTTCAGCCGCATGGCCGGGCAGGACCGGCCGCACCCGCCCTTCGCCGGCTCGACCGTGCCGGATGGGCTGGACGAGATCGGCTACAGCTGGTGCAAGGCGCCGCGGCTGGCCGGTCTGCCCTATGAGACGGGGGCGATCGCCCGGCAACTCGTCAATGGCGATCCGCTGATCCGGGCGCTGGTGGCGCGGGATGGCGGATCGGTCCGCAGCCGCGTCGTCGCCCGCCTGCTGGAGCTGGCACGGACCACCGACGCGATGGAGGGCTGGCTGCGCGCCGTCGAGCCGGCCGCTCCCTGGTGCGTCTCGGCGGAGGTTCCGGACCATGCCGAGGCGGTGGGGCTGACGGAAGCGGCGCGCGGGGCCCTCGGCCATTGGCTGAAGCTGGAGCGCGGTCGCATCGCCGGCTACCAGATCATCGCCCCGACCACCTGGAATTTTTCACCGCGTGATCTTCACGATGTTCCAGGCCCGCTGGAACAGGCCCTGGTCGGCGCCCCGGTCCAGGAGGGAGAACCGACCCCGCTGTCGGTACAGCACATCGTCCGGTCCTTCGATCCGTGCATGGTATGCACGGTGCATTGA
- a CDS encoding IS1380-like element ISAzs3 family transposase, whose protein sequence is MVDHTLPLPGLSPVAGKPVIGRFDGGRLSSDGGLLVLREVAKRLRIADRLAACIEDPRDPTRTVHSLADIIGFRLLAIAAGYEDGNDAGSLRSDPLFKMALERLPSERDLCSQATISRLENLPDTRALLRMGRAMVDLYCASFRQVPKRIVLDVDDTFDTVHGGQQLRLFNAHYDEYGFQPIVVFDGNGRFVTAVLRPAKRPKGTEIRTFLRRLLRAIRANWPKTEILLRADGHYACPEVLDWCEAEGLDYVLGLPTSSTLRRHVTTLEASTAARFQAMPGADKVRRFKEFYDGASTWSRVRRIVARVEAGDQGTDSRFIVTNLRHGTGRWLYAGLYCARGQAENHIKAWKSHLAADRTSCTKATANQFRLFLHAGAYWLLWSLRSLMPKRSRWRTVQFDTLRLRLVKTAARIVEMKTQIKVHLPTSAPDQAIIHLALGRMPRLIC, encoded by the coding sequence ATGGTTGATCATACCCTGCCGCTGCCCGGCCTGTCACCCGTTGCTGGAAAGCCGGTGATCGGGCGCTTTGATGGCGGCCGCCTGTCCTCCGATGGCGGGCTGCTGGTGCTGCGGGAGGTGGCGAAGCGGCTGCGGATTGCCGATCGGCTGGCCGCCTGTATTGAGGACCCGCGCGATCCAACGCGCACCGTGCATTCGCTGGCCGACATCATCGGCTTTCGCCTGCTGGCCATCGCGGCGGGCTACGAGGACGGCAACGACGCCGGCAGCCTACGCTCCGACCCGCTGTTCAAGATGGCCCTGGAACGCCTGCCGTCCGAGCGTGACCTTTGCTCGCAAGCCACCATCTCGCGCCTGGAGAACCTGCCGGATACCCGCGCACTGCTGCGCATGGGCCGAGCCATGGTCGATCTCTACTGCGCGTCCTTTCGCCAGGTGCCCAAGCGCATCGTGCTGGATGTAGACGACACCTTCGACACGGTGCATGGCGGTCAGCAGTTGCGCCTGTTCAACGCCCATTATGACGAGTACGGCTTCCAGCCCATCGTTGTCTTCGACGGCAACGGCCGCTTTGTCACCGCTGTGCTGCGCCCAGCCAAGCGGCCCAAGGGGACGGAGATCCGGACCTTCCTGCGTCGCCTGCTCCGCGCCATTCGGGCAAACTGGCCCAAGACCGAGATCCTGCTGCGCGCCGACGGCCATTACGCCTGCCCGGAGGTGCTGGACTGGTGCGAGGCGGAGGGGCTCGACTACGTGCTCGGTCTGCCGACCAGCAGCACACTGCGCCGTCACGTCACCACGCTGGAGGCCAGCACCGCGGCGCGCTTCCAGGCCATGCCCGGAGCCGACAAGGTGCGCCGCTTCAAGGAATTCTATGACGGGGCCAGCACCTGGAGCCGGGTCCGCCGCATCGTCGCGCGCGTCGAGGCAGGAGACCAGGGCACCGACAGCCGCTTCATCGTCACCAACCTACGCCACGGCACGGGTCGCTGGCTGTATGCCGGCCTGTATTGCGCGAGGGGACAGGCGGAAAATCATATAAAAGCCTGGAAATCCCACCTTGCCGCAGACCGGACCTCCTGCACCAAGGCGACGGCCAACCAGTTCCGCCTGTTCCTGCACGCCGGGGCGTACTGGCTGCTGTGGAGCCTGCGCTCGCTGATGCCGAAACGCTCCCGCTGGCGCACGGTGCAATTCGACACCTTGCGGCTGCGCTTGGTGAAGACCGCCGCGCGTATCGTGGAGATGAAGACGCAGATCAAGGTGCACCTGCCGACCAGCGCGCCTGATCAGGCGATCATCCACCTCGCCCTCGGCCGCATGCCCCGGCTCATCTGCTGA